In Leisingera sp. NJS204, the following are encoded in one genomic region:
- the rpsS gene encoding 30S ribosomal protein S19, producing MARSVWKGPFVDAYVLKKAEAARESGRNEVIKIWSRRSTILPQFVGLTFGVYNGKKHIPVNVSEDMIGQKFGEYSPTRTYYGHAADKKAKRK from the coding sequence ATGGCACGTTCCGTATGGAAAGGCCCCTTCGTTGATGCTTATGTCCTGAAAAAGGCCGAAGCAGCGCGTGAGTCGGGCCGCAATGAAGTGATCAAGATCTGGTCGCGCCGTTCCACCATCCTGCCGCAGTTTGTCGGTCTGACCTTTGGTGTCTACAACGGCAAAAAGCACATCCCAGTCAACGTCTCGGAAGACATGATCGGTCAGAAGTTCGGTGAATACTCGCCGACCCGCACCTATTATGGCCATG
- the rplB gene encoding 50S ribosomal protein L2, whose protein sequence is MALKSYKPTTPGQRGLVLIDRSELWKGRPVKSLTEGLTKSGGRNNTGRITSRRRGGGAKRLYRIVDFKRNKFDVAATVERIEYDPNRTAFIALIKYEDGEQAYILAPQRLAVGDKVIAAAKADIKPGNAMPFSGMPIGTIVHNIEMKPGKGGQIARAAGTYAQFVGRDGGYAQIRLSSGELRLVRQECMATIGAVSNPDNSNQNFGKAGRMRHKGKRPSVRGVVMNPIDHPHGGGEGRTSGGRHPVTPWGKPTKGKRTRNKNKASQKLIVRSRHAKKKGR, encoded by the coding sequence ATGGCACTTAAGTCGTATAAGCCGACGACGCCGGGCCAGCGTGGGCTGGTTCTGATCGACCGTTCGGAGCTTTGGAAAGGGCGTCCGGTCAAATCTCTCACTGAGGGTCTGACCAAATCGGGCGGCCGGAACAACACCGGACGGATTACTTCACGCCGCCGCGGCGGCGGCGCAAAGCGTCTCTACCGGATCGTTGACTTCAAACGGAACAAATTTGATGTCGCGGCCACCGTTGAACGGATCGAATACGACCCGAACCGGACCGCATTCATCGCGCTGATCAAATACGAAGACGGCGAGCAGGCCTATATCCTGGCACCGCAGCGTCTGGCAGTCGGCGACAAGGTCATCGCTGCGGCGAAGGCTGACATCAAGCCGGGCAACGCAATGCCGTTCTCGGGCATGCCGATCGGTACCATCGTTCACAACATCGAAATGAAGCCCGGCAAAGGCGGCCAGATCGCCCGTGCAGCCGGTACTTACGCTCAGTTCGTTGGCCGTGACGGCGGTTACGCTCAGATCCGCCTGTCCTCGGGCGAGTTGCGTCTGGTGCGTCAGGAATGCATGGCCACCATCGGTGCCGTGTCGAACCCCGACAACTCGAACCAGAACTTCGGTAAAGCCGGCCGTATGCGCCACAAGGGCAAGCGTCCTTCGGTGCGTGGTGTGGTTATGAACCCGATCGACCACCCCCACGGCGGTGGTGAAGGCCGGACCTCCGGTGGCCGCCACCCGGTGACCCCCTGGGGTAAACCGACCAAGGGCAAACGGACCCGCAACAAAAACAAGGCGTCGCAGAAGCTTATCGTCCGCTCGCGCCACGCCAAGAAGAAAGGCCGCTAA
- a CDS encoding 50S ribosomal protein L23 encodes MSAKAEHYDVVRKPIITEKTTMASENGAVVFEVAIDSNKPMIKEAVEALFGVKVKAVNTTITKGKVKRFRGQMGRRKDVKKAYVTLEEGNTIDVSTGL; translated from the coding sequence ATGAGCGCGAAAGCAGAACACTACGACGTGGTCCGCAAGCCGATCATCACCGAAAAAACCACCATGGCGTCCGAAAACGGCGCAGTGGTCTTTGAGGTGGCAATCGACTCGAACAAGCCGATGATCAAAGAAGCTGTTGAAGCTCTCTTTGGCGTCAAGGTGAAGGCGGTCAACACCACCATCACCAAAGGCAAGGTCAAGCGGTTCCGCGGCCAGATGGGCCGTCGCAAAGACGTCAAGAAAGCCTATGTGACCCTGGAAGAGGGCAACACAATCGACGTGTCCACCGGACTCTGA
- the rplD gene encoding 50S ribosomal protein L4 translates to MKLDVIKLDGGKSGDIELSEDLFGLEPRADILHRVVRWQRNNAQQGTHKVKTRSETSYSTKKIYRQKGTGGARHGDRNAPIFRKGGIYKGPVVRSHGHDLTKKFRKLGLRHALSAKAKAGELVIIEDAASEGKTAALAKQVKNLGWKRALVIDGSSVNEDFLKASRNIEGLDILPTMGANVYDILKRDILVITKAGVEALEARLK, encoded by the coding sequence ATGAAACTTGACGTGATCAAACTCGACGGCGGCAAGTCCGGCGACATCGAGCTGTCCGAAGACCTGTTCGGCCTGGAGCCGCGTGCGGACATCCTGCACCGTGTGGTCCGCTGGCAGCGCAACAACGCGCAGCAGGGCACCCACAAGGTGAAGACCCGCTCGGAAACCTCCTATTCGACCAAGAAGATCTATCGCCAGAAGGGCACCGGCGGCGCACGCCACGGTGACCGTAACGCGCCGATCTTCCGCAAGGGCGGTATCTACAAGGGCCCGGTTGTCCGTTCGCACGGCCACGATCTGACCAAGAAGTTCCGCAAGCTGGGTCTGCGCCACGCGCTGTCCGCTAAGGCAAAAGCGGGCGAGCTGGTCATCATCGAGGATGCAGCCTCCGAAGGCAAAACCGCGGCTCTGGCCAAACAGGTGAAAAACCTGGGCTGGAAACGCGCGCTGGTCATCGACGGTTCTTCGGTCAACGAAGACTTCCTGAAAGCGTCGCGCAACATTGAAGGCCTGGATATCCTGCCGACAATGGGCGCAAACGTCTATGACATCCTGAAGCGTGACATCCTGGTGATCACCAAAGCAGGTGTCGAAGCACTGGAGGCTCGCCTGAAATGA
- the rplC gene encoding 50S ribosomal protein L3 yields the protein MRSGIIAKKVGMTRLFLEDGKQIPVTVLSLDGLQVVAQRTDDKDGYTAVQLGAGSAKAKRTSQAMRGHFAAAKVAPKRKLVEFRVPADALIEVGAEISAEHFLAGQKVDVTGTSIGKGFAGAMKRHNFGGLRATHGVSISHRSHGSTGQCQDPGKVFKGKKMAGHMGAARVTTQNLEVVKTDADRGLVFIKGAVPGPKSGWVTVKDAVKKKAPEGLPFPAGLKAAATDAPAVEAPAEGGEA from the coding sequence ATGCGCTCTGGTATTATCGCAAAGAAAGTCGGCATGACCCGGCTGTTCCTGGAAGACGGCAAGCAGATCCCTGTGACCGTTCTGTCGCTGGACGGCCTGCAGGTTGTTGCGCAGCGCACCGATGACAAAGACGGCTACACCGCCGTTCAGCTCGGTGCCGGTTCCGCCAAGGCAAAGCGCACGTCGCAAGCCATGCGCGGCCACTTCGCAGCAGCCAAGGTTGCGCCGAAGCGCAAGCTCGTGGAATTCCGCGTGCCCGCAGACGCCCTGATCGAAGTCGGCGCCGAAATTTCGGCCGAACATTTCCTGGCTGGCCAGAAAGTGGACGTCACCGGCACCTCGATCGGTAAAGGTTTCGCCGGTGCCATGAAGCGGCACAACTTCGGCGGCCTGCGCGCCACGCACGGTGTGTCGATCTCGCACCGTTCGCATGGTTCGACCGGTCAGTGTCAGGATCCGGGCAAAGTCTTCAAAGGCAAGAAGATGGCCGGCCACATGGGCGCTGCCCGCGTGACCACCCAGAATCTGGAAGTGGTGAAAACCGACGCCGATCGCGGCCTGGTCTTCATCAAAGGCGCCGTTCCCGGCCCGAAATCCGGCTGGGTTACCGTCAAGGACGCCGTGAAGAAGAAAGCGCCCGAAGGTCTGCCGTTCCCGGCTGGTCTGAAAGCGGCTGCAACCGATGCACCGGCTGTTGAAGCCCCCGCGGAAGGTGGTGAAGCATGA
- the rpsJ gene encoding 30S ribosomal protein S10, which translates to MQSQNIRIRLKAFDYRVLDASTQEIVNTAKRTGAQVRGPIPMPNKIEKFTVLRGPHVDKKSRDQFEIRTHKRLLDIVDPTPQTVDALMKLDLAAGVDVEIKLQS; encoded by the coding sequence ATGCAAAGCCAAAACATTCGCATTCGGCTGAAGGCATTCGATTACCGCGTGCTGGATGCCAGCACCCAGGAAATCGTCAACACAGCCAAGCGCACCGGCGCTCAGGTTCGTGGCCCGATCCCGATGCCGAACAAGATCGAGAAATTCACTGTTCTGCGTGGCCCCCACGTTGACAAGAAATCCCGCGATCAGTTCGAAATCCGGACGCACAAGCGTCTTCTCGACATCGTTGATCCGACCCCCCAGACCGTGGACGCGCTGATGAAGCTCGACCTCGCCGCTGGTGTGGACGTCGAAATCAAGCTGCAGTCGTAA
- the tuf gene encoding elongation factor Tu has product MAKEKFERTKPHVNIGTIGHVDHGKTTLTAAITKYFGDFKAYDQIDGAPEEKARGITISTAHVEYETEGRHYAHVDCPGHADYVKNMITGAAQMDGAILVVNAADGPMPQTREHILLGRQVGIPHMVVFMNKVDQVDDEELLELVEMEIRELLSSYDYPGDDIPIIAGSALAAMEGNKPEIGEEKIKELMAAVDEYIPTPARAVDQPFLMPVEDVFSISGRGTVVTGRVERGVINVGDSIEIVGIRDTKTTTCTGVEMFRKLLDRGEAGDNIGALLRGIDRDGVERGQVLCAPKSVNPHTKFEAEAYILTKEEGGRHTPFFANYRPQFYFRTTDVTGTVTLPEGTEMVMPGDNLKFDVELIAPIAMENGLRFAIREGGRTVGAGVVSKITE; this is encoded by the coding sequence AGTTCGAACGCACAAAACCGCACGTCAACATCGGCACCATCGGCCACGTTGACCACGGCAAAACCACGCTGACCGCAGCAATCACCAAATACTTCGGTGACTTCAAAGCCTACGACCAGATCGACGGCGCACCGGAAGAAAAAGCCCGCGGCATCACCATCTCGACCGCGCACGTCGAGTATGAGACCGAAGGCCGCCACTACGCCCACGTCGACTGCCCCGGCCACGCTGACTATGTGAAAAACATGATCACCGGTGCGGCGCAGATGGACGGCGCGATCCTGGTTGTGAACGCTGCTGACGGCCCGATGCCGCAGACCCGCGAGCACATCCTGCTGGGCCGCCAGGTCGGCATCCCGCACATGGTCGTGTTCATGAACAAAGTCGACCAGGTCGACGACGAAGAGCTGCTTGAGCTGGTCGAGATGGAAATCCGCGAGCTGCTGTCGTCCTACGACTACCCGGGCGACGATATCCCGATCATCGCGGGTTCGGCTCTGGCCGCAATGGAAGGCAACAAGCCTGAAATCGGCGAAGAGAAGATCAAAGAGCTGATGGCCGCTGTGGACGAGTACATCCCGACCCCGGCGCGTGCTGTTGACCAGCCGTTCCTGATGCCGGTTGAAGATGTGTTCTCGATCTCTGGCCGCGGCACCGTTGTGACCGGCCGGGTTGAGCGCGGCGTGATCAACGTTGGCGATTCGATCGAAATCGTTGGTATCCGCGACACCAAAACCACCACCTGCACCGGTGTGGAAATGTTCCGCAAGCTGCTGGACCGCGGTGAAGCCGGCGACAACATCGGCGCCCTGCTGCGCGGTATCGACCGTGACGGTGTTGAGCGCGGCCAGGTTCTGTGCGCCCCGAAATCGGTGAACCCGCACACCAAGTTCGAAGCCGAAGCCTATATCCTGACCAAGGAAGAAGGCGGCCGTCACACGCCGTTCTTTGCGAACTACCGTCCGCAGTTCTACTTCCGCACCACCGACGTGACCGGCACCGTGACCCTTCCCGAGGGCACCGAGATGGTTATGCCCGGCGACAACCTGAAGTTCGACGTTGAGCTGATCGCGCCGATCGCGATGGAAAACGGCCTGCGCTTCGCCATCCGCGAAGGCGGCCGCACCGTCGGCGCCGGCGTCGTTTCCAAAATCACTGAGTGA